A single region of the Apodemus sylvaticus chromosome 7, mApoSyl1.1, whole genome shotgun sequence genome encodes:
- the Tcta gene encoding T-cell leukemia translocation-altered gene protein isoform X2: protein MAEPWAGQFLQALPATVLGALGTLGSEFLREWETQDMRVTLFKLLLLWLVLSLLGIQLAWGFYGNTVTGLYHRPGLGGQNGSTPDGSTHFPSWEMAANEALKTHRE from the exons ATGGCGGAGCCTTGGGCTGGGCAGTTTCTGCAAGCTTTGCCCGCCACAGTGCTCGGAGCGCTGGGCACCTTGGGCAGCGAGTTTCTGCGGGAGTGGGAGACACAAGACATGCGAGTGACTCTCTTCAAGCTGCTCCTGCTGTGGTTGGTGTTAAGTCTCCTGGGCATCCAGCTGGCCTGGGGGTTCTACGGGAACACAGTGACCGGGTTGTATCACCGTCCAG GTCTGGGTGGCCAGAATGGATCCACACCTGATGGCTCCACACATTTCCCTTCATG GGAAATGGCAGCAAATGAAGCTCTCAAAACTCACAGAGAATAA
- the Tcta gene encoding T-cell leukemia translocation-altered gene protein isoform X1 codes for MAEPWAGQFLQALPATVLGALGTLGSEFLREWETQDMRVTLFKLLLLWLVLSLLGIQLAWGFYGNTVTGLYHRPGKWQQMKLSKLTENKGRQQQKGFQRHRWVCWLLCYILLLSRPLGQVQRAWGWGTGVP; via the exons ATGGCGGAGCCTTGGGCTGGGCAGTTTCTGCAAGCTTTGCCCGCCACAGTGCTCGGAGCGCTGGGCACCTTGGGCAGCGAGTTTCTGCGGGAGTGGGAGACACAAGACATGCGAGTGACTCTCTTCAAGCTGCTCCTGCTGTGGTTGGTGTTAAGTCTCCTGGGCATCCAGCTGGCCTGGGGGTTCTACGGGAACACAGTGACCGGGTTGTATCACCGTCCAG GGAAATGGCAGCAAATGAAGCTCTCAAAACTCACAGAGAATAAGGGAAGGCAGCAGCAAAAGGGTTTCCAGAGACATCGTTGGGTCTGCTGGCTCCTGTGCTATATCTTGCTGCTATCCAGACCCCTTGGACAAGTGCAGAGGGCTTGGGGTTGGGGGACTGGAGTACCATGA
- the Tcta gene encoding T-cell leukemia translocation-altered gene protein isoform X3, producing MAEPWAGQFLQALPATVLGALGTLGSEFLREWETQDMRVTLFKLLLLWLVLSLLGIQLAWGFYGNTVTGLYHRPGREHSSAGNREENSQDVS from the exons ATGGCGGAGCCTTGGGCTGGGCAGTTTCTGCAAGCTTTGCCCGCCACAGTGCTCGGAGCGCTGGGCACCTTGGGCAGCGAGTTTCTGCGGGAGTGGGAGACACAAGACATGCGAGTGACTCTCTTCAAGCTGCTCCTGCTGTGGTTGGTGTTAAGTCTCCTGGGCATCCAGCTGGCCTGGGGGTTCTACGGGAACACAGTGACCGGGTTGTATCACCGTCCAG GCAGAGAACACTCGAGTGCTGGTAACAGGGAAGAGAACTCTCAGGATGTGAGCTAG
- the Amt gene encoding aminomethyltransferase, mitochondrial — translation MQRTVSVVAPLGFRLQAQSLVQSRPFSSVQDVLRRTPLYDFHLAHGGKMVAFAGWSLPVQYRDSHVESHLHTRRHCSLFDVSHMLQTKIFGCDRVKLLESLVVGDIAELRPDKGMLSLFTNEAGGILDDLIVTNTSEGHLYVVSNAGCRDKDMALMQDKVKEFQNRGSDVGLEVVDNALLALQGPTAAQVLQAGVRDDMRKLPFMTSAVMEVFGVSGCRVTRCGYTGEDGVEISVPAVGAVHLATALLQNPEVKLAGLAARDSLRLEAGLCLYGNDIDEHTTPVEGSLSWTLGKRRRIAMDFPGAKIIVPQLKGEVRQRRVGLICEGAPVRAHSPILNSEGTVIGTVTSGCPSPSLKKNVAMGYVPSKYSRPGTQLLVEVRRKQQMTVVSKMPFVPTNYYTLK, via the exons ATGCAGCGGACAGTCAGTGTGGTAGCCCCTCTGGGTTTTCGTCTGCAGGCACAATCCTTGGTCCAGAGTCGTCCATTCAGTTCTGTACAG GATGTGCTCCGCAGGACTCCACTCTATGACTTCCACCTAGCCCATGGAGGGAAAATGGTGGCGTTTGCAGGGTGGAGTCTGCCTGTACAGTACCGTGACAGTCATGTTGAGTCACACCTGCACACACGCCGGCACTGCTCTCTCTTTGATGTGTCCCACATGCTACAG ACCAAGATATTTGGCTGTGACCGAGTGAAGCTGCTGGAGAGTCTAGTGGTTGGAGACATTGCGGAGCTAAGGCCTGACAAG GGAATGCTTTCTCTGTTTACCAATGAAGCTGGAGGCATCTTAGACGACCTAATTGTGACCAACACTTCCGAGGGGCACCTGTATGTCGTATCCAACGCTGGCTGCCGGGACAAGGACATGGCTCTCATGCAG gACAAGGTCAAGGAGTTCCAGAACAGGGGCAGTGATGTAGGCCTGGAGGTGGTAGATAATGCCCTGTTAGCTCTGCAAG GACCCACGGCAGCACAGGTGTTACAGGCTGGAGTGAGAGATGATATGAGGAAACTACCCTTTATGACCAGTGCCGTGATGGAGGTGTTCGGTGTGTCTGGCTGTCGTGTGACCCGCTGTGGCTACACAGGAGAGGATGGTGTTGAG ATATCAGTCCCAGCAGTAGGGGCAGTCCACTTGGCAACTGCTCTGCTGCAAAACCCAGAGGTAAAGCTGGCAGGACTAGCGGCCCGAGATAGCCTGCGCCTGGAGGCAGGCCTCTGTCTGTATGGGAATGACATCGATGAACATACCACACCTGTGGAGGGCAGCCTCAGCTGGACACTGG GGAAGCGCCGCAGAATTGCTATGGACTTCCCAGGAGCCAAAATCATCGTTCCCCAGCTGAAGGGTGAGGTGCGGCAGAGACGTGTGGGGCTGATATGCGAAGGGGCTCCAGTGCGAGCACACAGTCCTATTTTGAACTCAGAAGGCACTGTGATTG GTACAGTGACCAGTGGCTGCCCTTCGCCCAGCCTGAAGAAGAACGTGGCGATGGGTTATGTGCCATCCAAGTATAGTCGGCCAGGGACACAGCTGCTGGTGGAAGTTCGGCGGAAGCAGCAAATGACGGTGGTTAGCAAAATGCCCTTCGTGCCCACGAACTACTATACTCTCAAGTGA